In a genomic window of Canis lupus familiaris isolate Mischka breed German Shepherd chromosome 13, alternate assembly UU_Cfam_GSD_1.0, whole genome shotgun sequence:
- the RIMS2 gene encoding regulating synaptic membrane exocytosis protein 2 isoform X42, with product MQEAGGKKLRSTVQRSTETGLAVEMRNWMTRQASRESTDGSMNSYSSEGNLIFPGVRLASDSQFSDFLDGLGPAQLVGRQTLATPAMGDIQVGMMDKKGQLEVEIIRARGLVVKPGSKTLPAPYVKVYLLDNGVCIAKKKTKVARKTLEPLYQQLLSFEESPQGKVLQIIVWGDYGRMDHKSFMGVAQILLDELELSNMVIGWFKLFPPSSLVDPTLAPLTRRASQSSLESSTGPSYSRS from the exons AAGCAGGTGGTAAAAAGCTACGGAGCACTGTCCAGCGAAGCACGGAAACAGGCCTGGCCGTGGAAATGAGGAACTGGATGACTCGACAGGCAAGCCGAGAATCGACTGATGGCAGCATGAACAGCTATAGCTCAGAAGGAAA TCTGATTTTCCCTGGTGTCCGCCTGGCCTCTGATAGCCAATTCAGCGATTTCCTGGATGGCCTTGGCCCTGCCCAGCTCGTGGGGCGTCAGACTCTGGCTACACCTGCAATGG GTGACATTCAGGTAGGAATGATGGACAAAAAGGGACAGTTGGAGGTGGAAATCATTCGGGCTCGTGGCCTTGTTGTAAAACCAGGTTCCAAGACACTGCCAG CACCATATGTAAAGGTGTATCTATTGGATAATGGAGTCTGCAtagccaaaaagaaaacaaaggtggCAAGAAAAACGCTGGAACCCCTTTACCAACAGCTTTTATCTTTCGAAGAAAGTCCCCAAGGAAAAGTTTTACAG ATCATTGTCTGGGGAGATTATGGCCGCATGGATCACAAATCCTTTATGGGAGTGGCCCAGATACTTTTAGATGAACTGGAGCTATCCAATATGGTGATTGGATGGTTCAaactttttcccccttcctccctagTAGATCCAACCTTGGCCCCTCTGACAAGAAGAGCGTCCCAATCCTCTCTGGAAAGTTCAACTGGACCTTCTTACTCTCGTTCATAG